In one Streptomyces sp. NBC_00597 genomic region, the following are encoded:
- a CDS encoding chorismate-binding protein: MHDLLPLARFGGLLATDLRDVTSDPCALDSAGFWAVSADFEGQLVCARFGDVRPDPVPAPVPGAWRGPAADQWSSSLDRAAYTSGVRRIREYIAAGEVYQANLCRVMSAPLPDPDRADVDALTALLARGNPAPFAGTIRLPAHGVEIATASPELYLRRAGRHVESGPIKGTGRTAADLLPKDHAENVMIVDLVRNDLGRVCATGSVAVPELCAVEEHPGLVHLVSTVTGELADGAGWPELLAATFPPGSVTGAPKSSALRIIEALETAPRGPYCGGIGWVDADRGTAELAVGIRTFWIDRQFPSGPRLLFGTGAGITWGSDPEREWAETELKAARLLRVASGAHEVTGTPG; the protein is encoded by the coding sequence GTGCACGACCTGCTCCCCCTGGCCCGCTTCGGCGGCCTCCTCGCGACCGACCTCCGGGACGTCACCAGCGACCCCTGCGCCCTCGACTCGGCGGGCTTCTGGGCGGTGTCCGCAGACTTCGAGGGGCAGCTGGTCTGCGCCCGCTTCGGTGACGTACGCCCCGACCCCGTCCCGGCGCCCGTCCCCGGAGCCTGGCGCGGGCCCGCCGCCGACCAGTGGTCCTCCTCACTGGACCGCGCCGCCTACACGTCCGGCGTACGCCGGATCCGCGAGTACATCGCGGCCGGCGAGGTCTACCAGGCCAACCTGTGCCGCGTGATGTCCGCGCCGTTGCCCGACCCGGACCGCGCCGACGTGGACGCCCTCACGGCGCTGCTCGCGCGCGGCAACCCGGCCCCGTTTGCAGGAACGATTCGCCTCCCGGCTCACGGCGTCGAGATCGCCACCGCGTCCCCCGAGCTGTACCTGCGCCGGGCCGGCCGCCACGTGGAGTCCGGCCCCATCAAGGGCACCGGTCGCACCGCCGCCGACCTCCTGCCCAAGGACCACGCCGAGAACGTGATGATCGTGGACCTCGTACGCAACGACCTCGGCCGGGTCTGCGCCACCGGCTCGGTCGCCGTCCCCGAGCTGTGCGCCGTCGAGGAGCACCCGGGCCTGGTCCACCTCGTCTCCACCGTGACCGGCGAACTCGCCGACGGTGCGGGTTGGCCCGAGCTGCTCGCCGCGACGTTCCCGCCGGGCTCCGTCACCGGCGCGCCCAAGTCCTCCGCCCTGCGGATCATCGAGGCGCTGGAGACCGCCCCCCGCGGCCCCTACTGCGGGGGCATCGGCTGGGTCGACGCCGACCGCGGCACCGCCGAGCTCGCCGTCGGCATCCGCACCTTCTGGATCGACCGCCAGTTCCCGAGCGGTCCGCGCCTGCTCTTCGGTACCGGCGCCGGCATCACCTGGGGCTCCGACCCCGAACGCGAATGGGCCGAGACCGAACTGAAGGCCGCCCGCCTGCTCCGGGTAGCGTCGGGAGCCCACGAGGTGACCGGCACCCCTGGGTGA
- a CDS encoding zf-TFIIB domain-containing protein, with protein MQCPKCHAMMHTYNRNGVQIEQCSGCRGIFLDYGELEALTRMESQYTAGQYGQVPPPAAPPAPYPVQHAAPAPAWGAPHHGSHGHHGHHKGGFARMLFSS; from the coding sequence ATGCAGTGTCCGAAGTGTCACGCGATGATGCACACCTACAACCGCAACGGTGTCCAGATCGAGCAGTGCAGCGGCTGTCGCGGGATCTTCCTCGACTACGGCGAGCTGGAGGCGCTGACCCGCATGGAGTCCCAGTACACCGCCGGCCAGTACGGCCAGGTCCCGCCGCCGGCAGCGCCCCCGGCCCCCTACCCGGTCCAGCACGCCGCCCCCGCGCCCGCCTGGGGCGCCCCGCACCACGGCAGCCACGGCCACCACGGCCACCACAAGGGCGGCTTCGCCCGGATGCTCTTCTCCTCCTGA
- a CDS encoding phosphotransferase, whose product MNQEPLPAALAAYAGAGEHGTPYELLAEREDGTVVRCGDVVAKAHAGDSDREGLAVRMRIAADQALAGVLLAPLHPEVGFLAGRPVSLWPYGAPVDPERPGDAPWEAAGRLLAALHQVPVHRLPGPVPPMRGPAKLARALRRLDRATAWGRAGGPAARTAAPAAPAGGPSATGVAAVTAGAAGVRSTSGARSGPALVPGPAEGRPAGDLVRAAARTLPAWVRGEAPAPRGGALCHGDLHLGQLVRGPGPDGGWRLIDVDDLGIGTPAWDLARPAAWYAAGLLDTSAWVTFLDSYRAAGGPAAGPPGSDPWPELDLVARALTVQTAALALAKSAENHRRLDDVERLMVESCARIASLPPDLEEKGPS is encoded by the coding sequence ATGAACCAGGAGCCACTGCCCGCCGCCCTCGCGGCGTACGCCGGCGCGGGGGAGCACGGCACCCCGTACGAGCTGCTCGCCGAACGGGAGGACGGGACCGTCGTGCGCTGCGGCGACGTGGTCGCCAAGGCGCACGCCGGGGACAGCGACCGCGAAGGCCTCGCCGTACGGATGAGGATCGCCGCGGACCAGGCGCTGGCCGGCGTGCTGCTGGCCCCGCTGCACCCCGAGGTCGGCTTCCTCGCGGGCCGCCCCGTGTCCCTCTGGCCGTACGGGGCCCCGGTCGACCCCGAGCGCCCGGGGGACGCCCCCTGGGAGGCGGCGGGGCGGCTGCTGGCGGCCCTGCACCAGGTGCCCGTGCACCGGCTGCCCGGCCCGGTCCCGCCGATGCGCGGCCCGGCCAAGCTGGCCCGGGCCCTGCGCCGCCTGGACCGGGCGACGGCTTGGGGCCGGGCGGGCGGTCCGGCGGCCCGGACGGCCGCTCCCGCGGCCCCTGCCGGGGGTCCCTCGGCCACCGGCGTCGCAGCGGTCACCGCCGGGGCCGCCGGGGTCCGGAGCACCTCCGGGGCGCGCAGCGGGCCCGCCCTCGTGCCCGGCCCCGCCGAGGGCCGCCCCGCCGGTGACCTCGTCCGGGCCGCGGCGCGGACCCTGCCCGCCTGGGTGCGGGGGGAGGCTCCGGCGCCCCGGGGCGGGGCGCTGTGCCACGGGGACCTGCACCTCGGGCAGTTGGTCCGGGGGCCCGGCCCCGACGGGGGTTGGCGGCTCATCGACGTCGACGACCTCGGCATCGGCACTCCTGCCTGGGACCTGGCCCGGCCGGCCGCCTGGTACGCCGCGGGCCTGCTCGACACCAGTGCCTGGGTCACCTTCCTCGACTCCTACCGTGCCGCCGGCGGCCCCGCGGCCGGGCCGCCCGGCTCCGACCCCTGGCCGGAACTGGACCTCGTGGCCCGGGCACTCACCGTGCAGACCGCCGCCCTCGCCCTTGCCAAATCGGCAGAAAACCACCGCCGACTCGACGATGTGGAACGACTGATGGTGGAATCCTGTGCCCGAATTGCCTCCCTCCCGCCCGACTTGGAGGAGAAGGGTCCGTCGTAG
- a CDS encoding serine/threonine-protein kinase, whose protein sequence is MDMAMMRLRREDPRVVGSFRLHRRLGAGGMGVVYLGSDRRGQRVALKVIRPDLAEDQEFRSRFAREVSAARRIRGGCTARLVAADLEAERPWFATQYVPGPSLHDKVAEEGPLTAAQIAAIGAALSEGLVAVHEAGVVHRDLKPSNILLSPKGPRIIDFGIAWATGASTLTHVGTAVGSPGFLAPEQVRGAAVTPATDVFALGATLAYAATADSPFGHGSSEVMLYRVVHEEPHLVGVPDALAPLVQACLAKDPEERPSTLQLSMRLKEIAAREAQGLSDGRPPAQRARTERPTGRLAERADAYADQRTERRTGGTPAPQAPDQGHGQGGPGHGSQGGAGKGPHSGPHARPSSSRNPGGPSSRPTAGRTGGRPAPRTTGAGRRPARPDPRLMRQRLIVFVVVTLIVALGIAAAQKL, encoded by the coding sequence GTGGACATGGCGATGATGCGGCTCCGGCGCGAGGACCCGCGTGTCGTCGGCTCGTTCAGGCTGCACCGGCGGCTCGGCGCCGGCGGCATGGGCGTGGTCTACCTGGGATCGGACCGGCGCGGACAGCGTGTCGCGCTCAAGGTGATCCGGCCGGATCTGGCCGAGGACCAGGAGTTCCGCTCGCGCTTCGCGCGCGAGGTGTCCGCCGCCCGGCGGATCCGCGGCGGGTGCACCGCGCGCCTGGTGGCCGCGGACCTGGAGGCGGAGCGGCCGTGGTTCGCCACGCAGTACGTGCCCGGCCCGTCGCTGCACGACAAGGTGGCCGAGGAAGGCCCCCTCACGGCCGCGCAGATCGCCGCGATCGGGGCCGCGCTCTCCGAAGGACTGGTCGCCGTGCACGAGGCGGGGGTCGTCCATCGCGATCTCAAGCCCTCGAACATTCTTCTGTCCCCCAAGGGCCCGCGGATCATCGACTTCGGGATCGCCTGGGCCACCGGTGCGAGCACCCTCACCCATGTGGGCACGGCCGTCGGCTCCCCCGGCTTCCTCGCTCCCGAGCAGGTGCGCGGCGCCGCGGTCACCCCGGCCACCGACGTGTTCGCGCTGGGCGCCACCCTGGCCTACGCGGCGACCGCCGACTCGCCCTTCGGGCACGGCAGTTCAGAGGTCATGCTGTACCGGGTGGTGCACGAGGAACCGCATCTGGTCGGGGTTCCGGACGCGCTCGCGCCCCTCGTACAGGCCTGCCTGGCCAAGGATCCCGAGGAGCGGCCCAGCACGCTCCAGCTGTCGATGCGGCTCAAGGAGATCGCGGCCCGCGAGGCGCAGGGGCTGTCCGACGGCCGCCCGCCGGCCCAGCGGGCGCGGACCGAGCGGCCCACCGGGCGGCTGGCGGAGCGGGCCGATGCGTACGCCGACCAGCGCACGGAGCGCCGTACGGGCGGCACGCCCGCGCCCCAGGCACCGGACCAGGGTCACGGACAGGGCGGGCCCGGGCACGGCAGCCAGGGCGGTGCGGGCAAGGGCCCGCACAGCGGTCCGCACGCGCGGCCCTCGTCCTCGCGGAACCCGGGCGGCCCGTCCTCCCGGCCGACGGCGGGGCGTACGGGCGGCCGCCCGGCCCCCCGTACGACGGGAGCGGGGCGGCGCCCCGCACGGCCGGACCCCCGGCTGATGCGGCAGCGCCTGATCGTGTTCGTCGTGGTGACGCTGATCGTCGCGCTGGGCATCGCCGCCGCCCAGAAGCTCTAG
- a CDS encoding RNA methyltransferase — MADLITVEDPDDPRLRDYTGLTDVELRRRREPEEGLFIAEGEKVIRRAKDTGYEMRSMLLSAKWVDVMRDVIDELPAPVYAVTPELAERVTGYHVHRGALASMQRKPLPAADELLAAEGTGHRIAVFEGFVDHANLGAAFRSAAALGISAILLSPDCADPLYRRAIKVSMGSVFSVPYARLDQWPADLEKVREAGYRILAMTPSEKATPLDQVPPERFERSAIMLGSEGHGLSTYALRAADEWVRIPMAEGIDSLNVAAASAVAFYATRPPQSPLPAPPEI; from the coding sequence GTGGCTGATCTCATCACCGTCGAAGACCCCGACGACCCGCGCCTGCGCGACTACACGGGCCTGACCGACGTCGAACTCCGGCGCCGGCGCGAGCCCGAGGAAGGCCTCTTCATCGCCGAGGGCGAGAAGGTCATCAGACGCGCCAAGGACACCGGGTACGAGATGCGCTCGATGCTGCTCTCCGCCAAGTGGGTCGACGTCATGCGCGACGTCATCGACGAGCTCCCGGCCCCGGTCTACGCCGTCACCCCGGAGCTCGCCGAACGCGTCACCGGCTACCACGTGCACCGCGGCGCCCTCGCCTCCATGCAGCGCAAGCCGCTGCCGGCGGCCGACGAACTACTCGCGGCGGAGGGGACGGGCCACCGGATCGCCGTCTTCGAGGGATTCGTCGACCACGCCAACCTCGGCGCCGCGTTCCGCAGCGCCGCCGCCCTCGGCATCAGCGCGATACTGCTCTCCCCGGACTGCGCGGACCCGCTCTACCGGCGTGCGATCAAGGTCTCGATGGGGTCCGTCTTCTCGGTCCCGTACGCACGCCTGGACCAGTGGCCCGCCGACCTGGAGAAGGTCCGCGAGGCGGGCTACCGGATCCTGGCGATGACGCCGAGCGAGAAGGCCACGCCGCTGGACCAGGTCCCGCCGGAGCGCTTCGAACGCTCCGCGATCATGCTCGGCTCCGAGGGGCACGGACTGTCCACGTACGCGCTGAGGGCCGCCGACGAGTGGGTGCGGATCCCGATGGCGGAGGGGATCGACTCGCTGAACGTGGCCGCGGCCTCGGCGGTGGCCTTCTACGCCACCCGCCCGCCCCAGAGCCCGCTCCCGGCCCCGCCGGAGATCTAG
- the cobA gene encoding uroporphyrinogen-III C-methyltransferase — protein MAHPAHPAYPVGLRLAGRRVVVIGGGQVAQRRLPALVAAGADVLLISPSATPSVDAMAETGEIRWERRRYQDGDLDGAWYALIATRDRAANDAASAEAEARRVWCVRADDAEAATAWTPATGRVEGVTVAVLSGNDPRRSAAVRDAVIEGLRDGSLTGARPHTPGVALVGGGPGDPDLITVRGRRLLAEADVVIADRLGPRDLLDELPPHVEVIDAAKIPYGRYMAQEAINNALIEHAKAGKAVVRLKGGDPYVFGRGMEELQALAEAGIACTVVPGISSSISVPSAAGIPVTHRGVAHEFTVVSGHVGPDDPRSLVDWASLAKLTGTLVVLMGVDKIGLIAEALVRHGRSADTPVAVVQEGTTATQRRVDATLATVGETVRAQEIRPPAVIVIGEVVNVGTPAA, from the coding sequence ATGGCACACCCGGCACACCCCGCCTACCCCGTAGGACTCCGCCTCGCCGGCCGCCGCGTCGTCGTCATCGGCGGCGGTCAGGTCGCCCAGCGTCGGCTGCCCGCGCTCGTCGCGGCCGGCGCCGACGTCCTGTTGATCTCCCCCTCCGCGACGCCCTCCGTGGACGCCATGGCCGAGACGGGCGAGATCCGCTGGGAGCGCCGCCGCTACCAGGACGGCGACCTGGACGGTGCCTGGTACGCGCTGATCGCGACCCGGGACCGGGCCGCCAACGACGCCGCGTCCGCCGAGGCCGAGGCCCGCCGGGTCTGGTGCGTGCGCGCCGACGACGCCGAGGCTGCCACCGCGTGGACGCCGGCCACCGGCCGCGTCGAGGGCGTGACCGTCGCCGTCCTGAGCGGCAACGACCCGCGCCGTTCCGCCGCCGTGCGCGACGCCGTCATCGAGGGGCTGCGGGACGGCTCCCTGACCGGCGCCCGCCCGCACACGCCCGGCGTGGCCCTCGTCGGCGGCGGCCCCGGCGACCCCGACCTGATCACCGTCCGCGGGCGCCGTCTCCTCGCCGAGGCCGACGTGGTCATCGCGGACCGGCTCGGCCCGCGCGACCTGCTCGACGAACTCCCGCCGCACGTCGAGGTCATCGACGCCGCGAAGATCCCGTACGGCCGCTACATGGCCCAGGAGGCCATCAACAACGCCCTGATCGAGCACGCGAAGGCCGGCAAGGCCGTCGTCCGCCTCAAGGGCGGCGACCCGTACGTCTTCGGCCGTGGCATGGAGGAGCTCCAGGCCCTCGCCGAGGCGGGCATCGCCTGCACCGTCGTGCCCGGCATCTCCAGCTCCATCTCGGTGCCGAGCGCCGCCGGCATCCCGGTCACCCACCGCGGCGTGGCGCACGAGTTCACCGTGGTCAGCGGGCACGTCGGTCCCGACGACCCGCGTTCCCTGGTGGACTGGGCCTCCCTCGCCAAGCTCACCGGCACCCTGGTGGTCCTGATGGGCGTCGACAAGATCGGCCTGATCGCCGAGGCCCTGGTCCGGCACGGCCGCTCCGCGGACACCCCGGTCGCGGTGGTCCAGGAGGGCACCACCGCCACCCAGCGCCGCGTGGACGCCACCCTCGCCACCGTCGGCGAGACCGTACGGGCGCAGGAGATCCGTCCGCCCGCGGTCATCGTCATCGGCGAGGTCGTCAACGTCGGCACCCCTGCCGCCTGA
- the cobT gene encoding nicotinate-nucleotide--dimethylbenzimidazole phosphoribosyltransferase translates to MTDTGQVPGEGLPDDAGMVDQQGIPAPVQHPGPVPTPVQGGYAFQDLVDNPAEQDDEELLLMPSGQGAWSDPQVVPQAPVFPVETSYGDAPYVEYSEAPAAYAEPAYPGFPDPSYADASYSAGAHEAGGRDSGALDLGGLVVPPAAAQAAPAAPVAPAAPARRPLHMGPPVPEATGGVVRSLADRGPAAAPVAPAVPVAAAVSAPVAPAAPVAPVAVAPVPVQVAGPPTLGPEYLDVPRPEAVAVPAAPQPGEIPPQAGAPWPAEPVPAAVPEPVAAAGAPVAAPGVPVAVEAPAAPEPPQPEPAPQPAPEPVAVPVAEPVAVPVAEPEQVAAAEPEPVAVVEPQPVVAEAAPVEALVAEAPVAAPAPVVQAPVAEVPAPEPQPQPEALPAETVAQAPATPEVVEAAAVTAAGPVAAEPAAAEGPVAPEAVAEPVVEAVAVQPEVAAEPAPTALPVAEPEPEPEPAAAAAAEQAAETVAEQAPEAAPETAPQAAPEPEAAPEPAPEPSAGEAAPAYADAEREAVLRVMRERRDIRNGFRTDPIPHEVLLRVLEAAHHAPSVGHSQPWDFVVIRSAETRRTMHELAQRQREAYAKSLPKGRAKQFKELKIEAILDTPVNIVVTADPTRGGRHTLGRHTQPQMAPYSSALAVENLWLAARAEGLGVGWVSFFDEREMVRELGLPEHLEVVAYLCVGYVDEFPEEPELAQAGWSQRRPLAWVVHEETYGRRALPGEAPHDLLSETVASIRPLDAKALGEAWERQKRMTKPAGALGMLEIISAQLSGLSRVCPPPIPEPAAVAIFAGDHGVHAQGVTPWPQEVTTQMVANFLGGGAVCNAFANQVGAEVCVIDVGVAGELPATPGLLPRKVRPGTADLSTGPAMTREEVVAAIEVGIETARDLVAAGNKALLTGEMGIANTTVSAALISVFTGVDPAEVTGRGTGINDETHARKVDVVRRALELHQPDPADPIGVLAAIGGLEHAAIVGLLLAGASLRTPVILDGVSAGAAALVARAIAPESLSACIAGHRSAEPGHVAALNKLGLRPLVDLDLRLGEGTGALLALPLVQSAARAMHEVATFDSAGVTEK, encoded by the coding sequence ATGACTGACACCGGCCAGGTACCGGGCGAGGGTCTCCCGGACGACGCGGGCATGGTGGATCAGCAGGGCATTCCCGCTCCGGTCCAACACCCGGGCCCCGTCCCCACGCCCGTCCAGGGCGGCTACGCCTTCCAGGACCTCGTGGACAACCCGGCCGAGCAGGACGACGAGGAACTGCTGCTGATGCCGAGCGGCCAGGGCGCGTGGAGCGACCCGCAGGTCGTCCCGCAGGCGCCGGTCTTCCCCGTCGAAACCTCCTACGGCGACGCGCCCTACGTCGAGTACTCCGAGGCACCCGCCGCCTACGCGGAGCCCGCCTACCCCGGCTTCCCCGACCCCTCCTACGCCGACGCCTCGTACAGCGCCGGCGCGCACGAGGCCGGCGGCCGCGACTCCGGCGCGCTCGACCTCGGCGGCCTCGTGGTCCCGCCGGCGGCCGCCCAGGCGGCGCCGGCCGCGCCCGTCGCCCCGGCCGCGCCCGCCCGCCGGCCGCTGCACATGGGCCCGCCGGTGCCCGAGGCCACCGGCGGCGTCGTACGTTCCCTCGCCGACCGGGGTCCGGCCGCCGCTCCGGTCGCGCCCGCCGTGCCCGTCGCCGCCGCGGTGAGCGCGCCCGTGGCCCCGGCGGCCCCGGTGGCGCCCGTCGCCGTGGCACCGGTCCCGGTCCAGGTGGCCGGACCGCCGACCCTCGGCCCCGAGTACCTGGACGTCCCGCGCCCCGAAGCCGTCGCCGTGCCGGCCGCCCCGCAGCCCGGCGAGATCCCGCCGCAGGCCGGTGCGCCGTGGCCGGCGGAGCCGGTGCCGGCCGCGGTCCCCGAGCCCGTGGCAGCCGCCGGGGCGCCGGTGGCGGCGCCCGGGGTGCCCGTGGCCGTGGAAGCCCCCGCCGCCCCGGAGCCCCCGCAGCCGGAGCCCGCCCCGCAGCCCGCCCCAGAGCCGGTCGCGGTACCGGTCGCGGAGCCGGTCGCGGTACCGGTCGCGGAGCCCGAGCAGGTCGCCGCGGCGGAGCCCGAGCCCGTCGCCGTCGTCGAGCCGCAGCCCGTCGTGGCCGAGGCCGCGCCGGTCGAGGCGCTGGTGGCCGAAGCGCCCGTGGCGGCCCCCGCGCCCGTCGTGCAGGCTCCGGTAGCGGAGGTTCCGGCCCCCGAGCCGCAGCCGCAGCCGGAGGCCCTGCCCGCGGAAACGGTGGCCCAGGCCCCCGCGACCCCCGAGGTCGTCGAAGCAGCCGCCGTCACAGCCGCCGGGCCCGTCGCCGCGGAGCCGGCCGCTGCCGAGGGCCCGGTCGCCCCGGAAGCCGTGGCGGAACCCGTCGTCGAAGCCGTGGCGGTGCAGCCCGAGGTCGCTGCCGAACCCGCTCCCACGGCCCTGCCGGTGGCCGAGCCGGAGCCGGAGCCCGAACCCGCCGCGGCAGCGGCAGCCGAACAGGCGGCCGAAACGGTGGCCGAGCAGGCTCCCGAGGCGGCTCCCGAGACCGCCCCGCAGGCCGCTCCCGAGCCCGAGGCCGCCCCCGAACCCGCCCCGGAGCCCTCCGCGGGCGAGGCGGCCCCCGCGTACGCCGACGCCGAGCGCGAGGCCGTCCTGCGCGTCATGCGCGAGCGCCGCGACATCCGCAACGGCTTCCGCACCGACCCGATCCCGCACGAGGTGCTGCTCCGCGTCCTGGAGGCCGCGCACCACGCGCCCAGCGTGGGCCACTCCCAGCCCTGGGACTTCGTCGTCATCCGCTCGGCCGAGACCCGCCGGACGATGCACGAGCTCGCCCAGCGCCAGCGCGAGGCCTATGCGAAGTCCCTGCCCAAGGGCCGGGCGAAGCAGTTCAAGGAACTCAAGATCGAGGCCATCCTCGACACCCCGGTGAACATCGTCGTCACCGCCGACCCCACCCGCGGCGGCCGCCACACCCTCGGCCGCCACACCCAGCCGCAGATGGCCCCGTACTCCTCGGCCCTCGCCGTCGAGAACCTCTGGCTCGCCGCGCGCGCCGAGGGCCTCGGCGTCGGCTGGGTCAGCTTCTTCGACGAGCGCGAGATGGTCCGCGAGCTCGGCCTGCCGGAACACCTCGAAGTCGTCGCGTACCTGTGCGTCGGCTACGTCGACGAGTTCCCGGAGGAGCCCGAACTGGCGCAGGCCGGCTGGTCGCAGCGCCGCCCGCTGGCCTGGGTCGTCCACGAGGAGACGTACGGGCGCCGCGCGCTGCCCGGCGAGGCGCCGCACGACCTGCTCTCGGAGACGGTCGCCAGCATCCGCCCGCTCGACGCGAAGGCGCTGGGCGAGGCGTGGGAGCGCCAGAAGCGCATGACCAAGCCCGCCGGGGCGCTGGGCATGCTCGAAATCATCTCCGCACAGCTGTCCGGCCTCTCCCGGGTCTGCCCGCCGCCGATCCCGGAGCCGGCCGCGGTCGCGATCTTCGCGGGCGACCACGGGGTCCACGCCCAGGGCGTCACCCCGTGGCCCCAGGAGGTCACCACGCAGATGGTGGCCAACTTCCTGGGCGGCGGCGCGGTCTGCAACGCGTTCGCCAACCAGGTGGGCGCCGAGGTCTGCGTCATCGACGTCGGCGTCGCGGGCGAGCTCCCGGCCACGCCGGGCCTGCTCCCGCGCAAGGTCCGCCCCGGTACGGCCGACCTCTCCACCGGCCCGGCGATGACCCGCGAAGAGGTCGTCGCCGCCATCGAGGTGGGCATCGAGACGGCCCGCGACCTGGTCGCGGCCGGCAACAAGGCGCTGCTCACCGGCGAGATGGGCATCGCCAACACGACCGTCTCGGCGGCCCTCATCTCGGTCTTCACCGGAGTCGACCCGGCGGAGGTCACCGGCCGCGGCACCGGCATCAACGACGAGACGCACGCCCGCAAGGTCGATGTCGTACGGCGCGCGCTGGAGCTGCACCAGCCGGATCCGGCGGACCCGATCGGCGTCCTCGCGGCCATCGGCGGCCTGGAGCACGCGGCGATCGTCGGCCTCCTGCTGGCCGGGGCCTCGCTCCGCACACCGGTCATCCTGGACGGCGTCAGCGCGGGCGCGGCGGCCCTGGTCGCCCGGGCCATCGCCCCCGAATCGCTGTCGGCGTGCATCGCGGGCCACCGCAGTGCGGAGCCGGGGCACGTGGCCGCCCTGAACAAGCTCGGCCTGCGCCCGCTGGTGGACCTGGACCTGCGCCTCGGCGAGGGAACGGGCGCCCTGCTGGCCCTCCCGCTGGTCCAGAGCGCGGCCCGCGCTATGCACGAGGTGGCCACCTTCGACTCCGCCGGCGTCACGGAGAAGTAA